Proteins from a single region of Corynebacterium pseudogenitalium:
- a CDS encoding endonuclease domain-containing protein gives MRYTPTNQSDVLQRILTFARPRPQHIASGYSALALYQLPYLVDTAPLTFIGPTRKTLAPTTAVPGVTRRGAERILVTEVRYPGQLILAASPVHATVQALQILRKGTYQPPAVVPDGFDPLLVRAVQLVDCVRRHLQVSPDALLEAAWGRVDRPWLLKVLNLSSRFADSPRETELRLLLRTVTKERRLKLSEQVPVYRGRRLVTTFDFAIEPLKIGIMYDGQHHWEYDQRQKDARINLDLALEGWTVVRFAAATFSEVVPRMVELLDRP, from the coding sequence ATGCGATACACACCAACGAACCAGTCAGACGTGCTCCAGCGAATCCTCACTTTTGCGAGGCCGCGCCCTCAACACATCGCGAGTGGGTACTCCGCGCTCGCCCTGTATCAACTGCCCTACCTTGTAGACACAGCGCCGCTCACATTCATCGGCCCCACCCGAAAAACGCTCGCCCCGACCACGGCGGTTCCTGGCGTCACCCGCCGTGGCGCCGAACGCATCCTGGTAACAGAAGTACGCTACCCGGGGCAATTAATTCTCGCAGCGTCGCCAGTTCATGCCACTGTCCAGGCGTTACAGATACTGAGGAAGGGAACATACCAGCCGCCAGCGGTAGTGCCTGATGGCTTTGACCCACTGTTAGTGCGAGCAGTACAGCTGGTCGACTGCGTACGCAGGCACCTGCAGGTTTCACCAGATGCGTTGCTTGAGGCAGCTTGGGGCAGGGTTGATCGCCCGTGGTTGTTGAAGGTGCTTAATCTGTCCAGCAGGTTCGCGGACTCGCCACGCGAGACGGAGCTGCGTCTGCTGCTTCGGACTGTGACGAAGGAGCGTCGACTGAAACTAAGTGAGCAAGTCCCGGTATATAGGGGCCGCCGCCTCGTAACGACGTTCGACTTCGCCATCGAACCGCTCAAAATCGGGATCATGTATGACGGCCAGCACCATTGGGAGTATGACCAGCGTCAGAAGGATGCCCGGATCAACCTGGATCTGGCACTGGAGGGCTGGACCGTGGTCAGGTTCGCCGCCGCCACGTTTAGTGAGGTGGTTCCGCGGATGGTAGAACTCCTCGACAGGCCTTGA
- a CDS encoding ABC transporter permease produces the protein MNLILSEWTKLRSTRSFWWTSAAMIIVAGIYGALFGWLANTSGMPYTPLTVVSTVSMTIGIVVIVQAAMTVTTEYRFGIPATNFRLTPQRWRVALAKVVVGVVGVVVATLLAVVVAFILADLTTAVPAGWTTNSATQRALWAVPLGMALLTLFTQGVGWIVRNTSAAIVIGLSMMLLLETIVGFIPKYGQDVAKFLPFNNLIAFMMNQPTQHWELGASLGIFAVWAVALWVIGVLLTEARDA, from the coding sequence ATGAACCTCATACTTTCCGAGTGGACCAAACTCCGCAGCACCCGCTCCTTCTGGTGGACCAGCGCCGCCATGATCATCGTCGCCGGCATCTACGGCGCACTCTTCGGCTGGCTGGCCAACACCTCCGGCATGCCCTACACACCCCTGACCGTCGTCTCGACCGTCTCCATGACCATCGGGATCGTCGTCATCGTGCAAGCCGCCATGACCGTCACCACCGAATACCGATTCGGCATCCCCGCCACCAACTTCCGCCTCACACCGCAGCGCTGGCGAGTCGCCCTGGCCAAAGTCGTAGTGGGCGTCGTCGGCGTTGTGGTTGCGACGCTGCTAGCCGTGGTCGTGGCGTTCATCCTCGCCGACCTCACCACCGCCGTCCCCGCAGGCTGGACCACAAATAGCGCCACCCAGCGCGCCCTGTGGGCAGTACCCCTCGGCATGGCGCTGCTCACCCTGTTCACCCAGGGCGTCGGCTGGATCGTCCGCAACACGTCCGCCGCCATCGTCATCGGCCTGTCCATGATGCTCCTCCTGGAGACCATCGTCGGGTTCATCCCTAAATACGGCCAAGACGTTGCCAAGTTCCTCCCCTTCAACAACCTCATCGCCTTCATGATGAACCAACCCACCCAACACTGGGAGCTCGGCGCCTCCCTCGGCATCTTCGCCGTGTGGGCCGTGGCGTTGTGGGTGATCGGCGTGCTGTTGACTGAGGCGCGGGACGCGTAG
- a CDS encoding ABC transporter ATP-binding protein yields MIEVQNLSKVYGPVRAVDDVSFRVKPGIVTGFLGPNGAGKSTTMRMIVGLDKPTSGSCLIDGTSYRNLKRPAQKVGALLDAKGVHPNRSARATLLWQAQASGIPASRVDEVLSLVGLTDVAGKKVGGFSLGMGQRLGIAAALLGDPEYLILDEPVNGLDPEGIRWVRSLLRALAQEGRTILVSSHLLAEMAQTADHLIVIGKGKLVADTSVHDFIKAHSGSRVVVRAADVGLSRLQVAVEAGAPGASISPGTDADGRPNLTINDATPETIGRIAFEAGVILTELSEHHASLEDAYIQSTEGTEQFASRTVQEGK; encoded by the coding sequence ATGATTGAAGTCCAAAACCTGTCAAAGGTCTACGGCCCCGTCCGCGCCGTCGACGACGTGAGCTTCCGCGTCAAACCCGGCATCGTTACCGGGTTCCTCGGCCCCAACGGCGCAGGCAAATCCACCACCATGCGTATGATCGTCGGCCTGGATAAGCCCACGTCAGGCAGCTGTCTTATCGACGGCACCAGCTACCGCAACCTCAAGCGCCCCGCCCAAAAAGTCGGCGCGCTCCTCGACGCCAAAGGTGTACACCCCAACCGCTCCGCCCGCGCGACGCTCCTGTGGCAGGCGCAAGCATCCGGCATCCCCGCCTCCCGCGTCGACGAAGTCCTCTCCCTCGTCGGGCTGACCGACGTGGCGGGCAAGAAGGTCGGCGGGTTCTCCCTCGGCATGGGGCAGCGCCTCGGCATCGCCGCGGCCCTGCTCGGCGACCCCGAATACCTCATCCTCGACGAACCCGTCAACGGCCTCGACCCCGAAGGCATCCGCTGGGTCCGCTCCCTGCTGCGCGCGCTCGCCCAGGAAGGCCGCACCATCCTGGTGTCCTCCCACCTCCTCGCCGAGATGGCACAGACCGCCGACCACCTCATCGTGATTGGCAAGGGCAAACTCGTCGCCGACACCTCCGTCCACGACTTCATCAAGGCCCACTCCGGCTCCCGCGTTGTGGTGCGTGCCGCTGATGTTGGGCTTTCTCGTTTGCAGGTGGCCGTGGAGGCAGGCGCGCCGGGCGCCAGCATCAGCCCAGGCACCGACGCCGACGGCCGACCCAACCTCACCATTAACGACGCCACCCCCGAAACCATCGGGCGCATCGCCTTCGAAGCCGGCGTCATCCTCACCGAACTCAGCGAACACCACGCCTCCCTCGAGGACGCCTACATCCAATCCACCGAAGGCACCGAACAGTTCGCATCCCGCACAGTCCAGGAGGGCAAGTAA